The following coding sequences lie in one Streptomyces sp. NBC_00510 genomic window:
- a CDS encoding FMN-binding negative transcriptional regulator, with translation MLVHPWDAALDEAEWQDWLAAHDFGQLAVNGLDGEPPFVQPLHFAYDAGRHEAVTHLARPNPLWAAVEAHPRVTLSVVDDYTFIPGPWHAPAGTPPEHGTPTSYYAAVQLLCVAHLVDDPQEKADLLHRQLAHFQPRGDHAPVVPGQAPFGRMLPGIRGLRLEVTDVRAKFKFGGNRPRETQWRVSGLLAERDGPGDDAARTRQLRRLGQRG, from the coding sequence ATGCTCGTCCACCCCTGGGACGCCGCCCTCGACGAGGCCGAGTGGCAGGACTGGCTGGCCGCCCACGACTTCGGCCAGCTCGCGGTCAACGGACTCGACGGCGAGCCCCCGTTCGTCCAGCCGCTGCACTTCGCCTACGACGCCGGACGGCACGAGGCGGTCACCCACCTCGCCCGGCCGAACCCGCTGTGGGCCGCGGTCGAGGCCCACCCCCGGGTGACGCTCAGCGTCGTCGACGACTACACCTTCATCCCCGGCCCCTGGCACGCCCCCGCGGGCACCCCGCCCGAGCACGGGACGCCCACCAGCTACTACGCCGCCGTGCAACTGCTGTGCGTGGCCCACCTCGTGGACGACCCCCAGGAGAAGGCGGACCTGCTGCACCGGCAGCTCGCCCACTTCCAGCCGCGCGGCGACCACGCCCCCGTCGTCCCCGGCCAGGCGCCGTTCGGCCGGATGCTGCCGGGCATCCGCGGGCTGCGGCTGGAGGTCACCGACGTACGCGCCAAGTTCAAGTTCGGCGGGAACCGCCCGCGCGAGACGCAGTGGCGGGTGAGCGGGCTGCTGGCCGAGCGCGACGGTCCGGGCGACGACGCCG
- a CDS encoding pyridoxamine 5'-phosphate oxidase family protein yields MSATPSAADAYAPTDRTVPTRSRERASYDRDLVHAILDADYLCHLGFVRDGAPVVLPTLYARVGERLYVHGSTGSRPLRDASEDTGLPVCLTVTHLDGLVLARSAFHHTINYRSVVVHGVARQVTDPAERSAALDALVDHIVPGRAADSRPANARELAATAVIALDLHEVSAKVRTGGPGDDPEDLTLPHWTGVLPVTRSYGTPEPAHDLDPSIAAPGYLTAR; encoded by the coding sequence ATGTCCGCCACGCCCTCCGCTGCCGATGCGTACGCTCCCACCGACCGCACGGTCCCGACCCGCAGCCGCGAGCGCGCCTCGTACGACCGCGACCTGGTGCACGCGATCCTCGACGCGGACTACCTCTGCCACCTCGGCTTCGTCCGCGACGGGGCACCGGTCGTGCTGCCGACCCTCTACGCCCGCGTCGGCGAGCGGCTCTACGTGCACGGCTCCACCGGCTCCCGTCCGCTGCGCGACGCAAGCGAGGACACCGGGCTCCCGGTCTGCCTGACCGTGACGCACCTGGACGGACTCGTGCTGGCCCGGTCCGCCTTCCACCACACCATCAACTACCGCTCCGTGGTGGTGCACGGCGTGGCCCGCCAGGTCACCGACCCCGCCGAGCGCTCCGCCGCCCTGGACGCCCTCGTCGACCACATCGTGCCCGGCCGCGCCGCCGACTCCCGCCCCGCCAACGCCAGGGAACTGGCCGCCACCGCAGTCATCGCCCTCGACCTGCACGAGGTCTCGGCCAAGGTGCGCACCGGCGGCCCCGGCGACGACCCCGAGGACCTGACGCTCCCCCACTGGACGGGCGTGCTGCCGGTGACCCGCTCCTACGGGACGCCCGAACCCGCCCACGACCTCGACCCGTCGATCGCCGCCCCCGGCTACCTCACCGCGCGCTGA
- a CDS encoding aminotransferase class I/II-fold pyridoxal phosphate-dependent enzyme: MLGEYTFTGRGAADIAASVERAIGEGALAPGAALPPLRELAAGLGVNPNTVAAAYRLLRDRGVIETAGRRGSRVRRRPATTARDEIRLEVPPGVRDLSTGNPDAALLPPLGEALAEAAARNARQPTLYGRSPVEEELAALARAAFDADGVPAGPVGLTSGSLDAMERALTAHLRPGDAVAVEDPGWGSVFDLVPALGLRAVPVGVDDDGPLPHDVDAALRQGARALIVTDRGQNPTGATLSAARAGELRAVLGGHPQVLVIDDDHVNGLTELPLHPLAGSTPHWMLVRSTAKAYGPDLRLAVLTGDPVTVDRVRGRYRLGPGWVSHLLQHAVAHLWRTGAVDVPAVSAAYAARRDALVRALADRGVPAHGRSGMNVWVPVPDETGAVARLLQAGWAVAPGARFRLDSPPGIRITVSPVAVDEVPALADAVAAAVRPHRAGRFG; encoded by the coding sequence GTGCTAGGAGAGTACACGTTCACCGGCCGGGGCGCAGCGGACATCGCGGCGAGCGTCGAACGGGCCATCGGGGAGGGCGCGCTCGCGCCCGGCGCCGCGCTGCCGCCGCTGCGGGAGCTCGCCGCCGGACTCGGCGTCAACCCCAACACCGTCGCCGCCGCCTACCGCCTGCTCCGCGACCGCGGCGTCATCGAGACGGCGGGCCGACGCGGCAGCCGGGTGCGCAGGCGTCCGGCGACCACCGCGCGGGACGAGATCCGCCTGGAGGTGCCGCCCGGGGTGCGGGACCTGTCCACGGGCAACCCGGACGCCGCCCTGCTGCCCCCGCTCGGGGAGGCACTGGCCGAGGCGGCCGCCCGCAACGCGCGGCAGCCAACGCTGTACGGGCGGTCCCCGGTCGAGGAGGAGCTCGCCGCGCTCGCGCGTGCCGCCTTCGACGCCGACGGGGTGCCGGCCGGCCCGGTCGGCCTCACCTCCGGTTCGCTCGACGCCATGGAGCGCGCGCTCACCGCCCATCTGCGGCCGGGGGACGCGGTGGCGGTGGAGGACCCCGGCTGGGGCAGCGTCTTCGACCTCGTCCCGGCCCTCGGGCTGCGCGCGGTCCCGGTCGGCGTGGACGACGACGGCCCGCTGCCGCACGACGTGGACGCCGCCCTGCGGCAGGGCGCGCGGGCGCTGATCGTCACCGACCGCGGCCAGAACCCGACCGGCGCCACGCTCTCCGCGGCGCGCGCCGGCGAACTCCGTGCCGTCCTGGGCGGCCACCCGCAGGTGCTCGTCATCGACGACGACCATGTGAACGGCCTGACCGAGCTGCCGCTGCACCCGCTCGCCGGGAGCACCCCGCACTGGATGCTGGTCCGCTCGACCGCCAAGGCCTACGGCCCCGACCTGCGCCTGGCCGTCCTCACCGGCGACCCGGTCACCGTCGACCGGGTCCGCGGCCGCTACCGGCTCGGGCCCGGCTGGGTCAGCCATCTGCTGCAGCACGCCGTCGCCCACCTCTGGCGCACCGGAGCGGTCGACGTCCCGGCCGTCTCCGCCGCCTACGCCGCGCGCCGCGACGCGCTGGTGCGGGCGCTGGCCGACCGCGGCGTCCCGGCGCACGGACGCAGCGGTATGAACGTCTGGGTCCCGGTGCCCGACGAGACCGGGGCGGTCGCCCGGCTCCTGCAGGCGGGCTGGGCGGTCGCGCCCGGCGCGCGCTTCCGCCTGGACTCCCCGCCGGGCATCCGCATCACCGTCTCCCCGGTCGCGGTGGACGAGGTCCCGGCCCTGGCCGACGCCGTCGCCGCCGCCGTCCGGCCGCACCGCGCCGGGCGCTTCGGCTGA